GAACAACGTCGCCCGCGTCGCGCTTCAGGCCATGGCCGGGGTGCTCGGCGGCGTCCAGTCCCTCCACGCCAACTCCATGGACGAAACGCTCGCCCTCCCGACCGAAGAATCCGCCCTCGTTTCGCTCCGCACGCAACAGATCATCGCCGAAGAGACCGGTGTGACGAATTTCGTGGATCCCCTCGGGGGCAGCTACGCCGTCGAGTCGATGACCGGCGCCCTCGAACACGGGGCCGTCGACTACTTCCACCGCCTGGACCGCATGGGTGGAATGCTCAGGGCCATCGAACAGGGCTATCCGCAGAGGGAAATCGCCGAGGCCTCCTATCGGTATCAGCGACAACTCGAAGCCGGGGAAAAGGCGATGGTCGGCGCCAACAAGTACCAGATGGAGGAGCGCCTCAAGATTCCCGTCCTCAAAATCGACCCCGAGGTGGAGGAACGCCAGCGCACTCGCCTGGCGGCGGTCCGCCGCGAACGCGATTCTCGGACGGCCCTGCAAAAGCTCACGGACCTCAAAGGAGCGGCAAAGAGAAACGGCGCCAACCTCATGCCCCACATTCTCGAAGCCGTGAAGGCCTATGCCACACTGGGTGAAATCTCCGACGTTCTCCGCGAAGCCTACGGCACGTATTCCGATCCCGGCCGCTTCTGACGGGGATAAACGGTGACAGTATACTCTATTACCTCTTATTAGAGTATACTGTCACCGTTTATCCAGAACCGACGGCTACAGCAGGCGCGCCCAGAGCGGCCGCCAGGTCTCGAAGTTCTTCTGGAGACGGAGGAGGACCGAATGGCTTTCCGAAACTTTTTCCCCGGTCGACCTCTTCACGCCCTCGGCCCAGAGATCGAAGCTGACGAAGGCCGCCGCGCCTTCTACATTCACGTTCGCGCCCGAGAACGTCACACTGAAGCTTTCCAACCTGTTCCGCGCCTGCGGCAGCAGCGCTCGCAGATCATCCGAAGAGAGGCTGTTCTGATCGGGCGCCCAGTCCGACCGGACGCCCTGGAGCCGGAAATCCGATCCCGCGGAGGCCAAACATCGGCCCGGCGTGAGGGATGAGATTTCCACGCGGCAGGTGTCGAGCCACCGGAGGATCGCGGCCCTCTCCGCCTGGGGGTCTGCCTTCGACGCGCCCGACTCGTCCTGCGTCAGCTTCTGCTCCGGTCTATCGGGCCCTTTCTCCGGCTCGCCTCCCGGCGTTTCCTTCCCGGGCGCAACCGCCGGCTCCCCCGTCTTGACCGTCTCCACCTCGGCTGGGGACACTCCCTTCGTCCCAGACGTTCCGCCTGCCGCTTGCCGGTTCCCGCGCGATGGCTCCTGCGGCGCGCCTCTCGCGCCCTCCCGCGGAGCCCCGCCCGCCGGGACCTCCCCCGGTCTCTTGCGAGGCTCTCTCCCCTCACGCTTCGATGCCTGTTCCATGCGCGTTCCCTCTCGGCGAGACAAGCGTGACTCCCGCGAAGCCCGCATCCGTTCTCTAGCCGAGGGGCGATCCCCCCGGCCGAACAGTCTTCCTCCCTCCTGACGGACATCGGGACCCCGCCGCGCCTCCCTCCATCGGTCGGCCGCACCGGGCGGCCTATCGGGGGTGGCCGGCTTGAAGTACTCGATGCGTTCCAAGATGCCCAGCTTCTCCATCCCGGTTTCAGGGATGCTGCGAGGCTCAGGCGGACGGTCCTTTGCCACATCCACTTCCTGCATCGGGCCGAGAACAATCGGCCGGTCCGGAGCCGATCGAGACGCAACGCGAACGGAGCCCTCGAGCACGGATACCCTGGTCGAACCCCGCATGGCCTCCACCAGGAAGGAGGTCCCACGAACTCCCGCCACGGCCGTCCGAGTGGCGACCAAGAGATCGAAACCGTCGAGGAAGCGGGCCACCACCGCCAATTTGCCCTCGGCCAGATCCATGACATACCGGCTCAGGCCCTCTTCCCGCCGCCCCGTGATCTCCAAGGTGGTGTTTTCTCCGATGCGAACATAGTTCCGTTGGCCGAGAAGGAGGTCAACATAGGCCCCCGGGCCCGTTTCGATGACTTCACCGTTGTACACCGGGGTTGAGAGAGAGACGTTCCGCCACTGAACCGCCTCCCGGGCCCGCACGCGAACCGGCCCGGAAACCATGAGCACGGAGTACAAGTCGGATACGTCTCGAGCCTTCAGGAAGGCCTTCTCCGAGGAACCCAGGAAACCCGTCGATCGATTCCAAACGGAAACGACGACGATGCCGACCACCAGGCCGATCCCCAGGAGACCGAGGAGGCCGGGCACCCCTTTGCGCATGCGTCGCTACCAGCCGGCGGCGGGGTCTGGATTCATGACGCTCAAACCTCCGCGGGGTAGTAGGACCCGGTCTTCGGGTAGTACGAGAGTTTGACGCCTTCGCCCACGTTCTGCCTTGTGTGATTCAGGATGACGCCGGCGACCGGCGCGTGAGCCCGCCGAAGCAGATCGATGCCGCGAAGGAAGAGGCTCTGAGGGGTCTGGCCCGCGGCGTAGACCAGCGTAACGAAATCCACCAACCGGCTCAGCATGAGCGTGTCGCTCACGCGGAGCAGCGGGGGAGAGTCGAAGAGGACGATATCGAATTCATTGCGGAGGTTGTCCACCAGTGTCGAAGCCGCCTCGCGCTCGAAGTGACCGTTGTAGCCCGCCAGCTCGGCTTCGCTTCGGATCCTTCCCGGCAGGTAGGAAAGATTCGGAAGCGGCGTTTGCACGATAGCCTTCTGGAACGACAGAGTGCCCTCCAACACCTCGAGCAGCCCCGGAAGGTCTTCCATGCCCAACTCCTTGTCCAGTGTGGGATGCCGCACGTTCGCGTTGACGATGAGCGTCCGACAGCCGGACTGCGCATACACGGCGCCCAAGCCCAGCGTCAGAGTGGATTTCCCTTCGCCCGAGGCGCAGCTCGCCATCAGGATGGCGCGATGCTTCTTGCCGTCCGAGGCCGAGTCGAGATTGACTTTGACCATCCTGCACAGGTCGCCCATCTCCACGCGGTGACGCCGATCCGCGGGAGACAGTTCATCGGGCGACTTCAGGAGATCGAGGGGCCGCTGGGTCACATGTCGCACGACGCCCAGCACTTTGATCCCGGAAGCTTCGATCTCGTCGAGATGTTCCACCGCCGGGTTCAGGGCTTCCAGCGTAAAAACCAAGCCCATGAACAGCACGATGGACAGCAGAAGCACGCTCGGCAGGTCTCTCCGGGGCCGCGGCAGGACCGTCAGGCGAGCCGAGGCCGCTTCCCTGAGCACCACGATGCTGGAGGAGATGTCCGACAGGGCCAAATCCACCGCCGCAAGCTGTTTCTTGAAATTCAAATAGATCTCCTCTTTGATGTCGAGATCGTTGAGATAGAATCTTTCCTTGGATGGATCGAGTCCCAGCGCCGCAGCCTTCCGCCTCAGCTCTCCCAGTTCCTTTTCCTTGGCTTGGATGCGGCGGTCCGATTGCTCCAGACGCGTTTGCCAGGTCTTCCATTCCGGCTTGAGCGGCGCCGCAGGCATGGCTGGGGACGATGAAGCCGCCTTCCTCGCCAGCGCGAGGCCGGCCTCCACGACCTTGCCCCAATCGGCCACCACCAGCCGCTCGCCGATTTCGTCCCCACGCCGGACCCTCAGAAGCCAGGCGCCGGCCGGAACGAGAAAACTGAACCGGCCATCGCCATCCGTCACCGCCGGCGGCCCGCCGCCGATCTCGACCTCCGCATCCGCCACGGGTTCGCGCCGGGAGGAAACCGCGCGGAATACCTGGCCGTCTATTCGGGCCATCCGATCCGACCCCGTCGCTCCTTCCCGAAGGGCGATGCTCGCCCACTTCTCCGTCGTCGCCTCCACCTGTCGGGTCATCTTGCCGAGCTTGTATCCACTCGCCGAGACATAGACTTCGTGCGTGCCGGACGGCAGATCGAACGCGAAGTCCCCCTTCTCATCCGTGTAGGCGACCTTCCCGGACGGACGGGTCGTCACCACGGCCCCGGCCACGCGGGGGCCTCCGAGGGCACCGGTGAACACCACACCCCTCAGAACGCCCGTCGGGCCCGACCCCTCCTCCGATAGGATCGGGGTGATCGCGCCGCCGGCCTTCTTGAGCGATTGGAGCGCCTTCACGCTTCTTCCCAGAGAGTCCAAGAGAGGAAACCCGGGCTGGAACCTCCGGCTGAGATCGGCTCTTTCTTTCTCCAATCGGGCAATCTCGTCGTCGATCTCCTTCACCACGTCCATCCGGGCCTGCCGGAGTCCCTCCACATCCTTGCTGCCGGCCTCAATCCGTTGGACCGCCGCTTGCAGCGACCGGCCCTCTTCCAACTGTTTCTCGTACCCTTCAATCTCGGCCATCAAGTACTCGCGCTGGCCGACCTTGCTCTGCCTTTTCTGATTCGCATCGAAAATCTGGAACGTCTGAATCAGCGCGTTCAACAACTTGACGACCAACTCCGGATCCTGGGCCCGCAGCTCGATCCTGAGAATGTTGGTTTTCCCCTTCCGCTCGACACGCAGCCCTTTTCGGGTCTCCTCGATCAGACGCTCCCGCTCGGCGGGCGGGTCGGACGGATCGACCACGCCGAGTTTTTCCAGGACCTGCCCCAAGAGGGCGTGGCTCCTGAGGAGGTCGGCCTGCGTCTCCAGCACTTCGTCCGTGGGCGTTCCCACCCCCAGGCGTCCCAACACGGCGCTGATCTTCTCGCCGGCCGGCGTTTCGACGAGGTATTGCACCTCGGCTTCAGACTCGTACTGTTTGGGCATGTACAACCAATAGACGCCGTAGAGACCGAAGGTGATGATCAACAGGAGAGGGAGCAGCTTCCAGTGCTTGGCTAGGACGTGGAGCTGACGGCGCAGCAACTCGTTGGAATCGTTTTTCGCCGCCATGCCGCTACTGCTGAAGTATCCGCACCTGGGAGGCTACACCGGCGCCGGCCGAGAGGGGCGTGAGAAGCCGACCGAGAAAGTCGAGCGCGTCCGACGTCGTACTCTCGGGAACGAACAAGACGTCCCCGTTGTTCAATTCCAAATCCTGCCGGAGATCGCCCTTGCTCACCACGCGATCGAGGTTGAGCGCGATCACCTGCTGGTCCGCCGAACCATAGTGACGCACCACCTTGGTGCTGCTCAGAACGGCGCCGAATTTGGCCTGGTCCGCCAGCGCCAATGCCTGCATCGCCGTGATGCGGCCGGGCTGCCGATACAAACCCGGCCGGGTCACCATCCCCAGCACGTACACGCCCACTTCCTGGCTGTGGGGAATGTAAAGGGTGTCGCCGGGCTCGAGCCGCGCCGAAGGCGCCGCGCCGGGCAGGAAGAGTTCCGTATTCAGATCCACCCGCAGTTCCTCGCCCGTCTTTCGAACGACCGTGGCTTCCGAGAGACTCGCGCCGATCGTCAGTCCGCCCGCTTGCGTGACCACCTCACGGACGCTCAACCAGCCTCTTGAACCCACGGGGAAGACGGCGGGTTTGGCCACGGCGCCGTGGACCCTCACCGGCCCCGGCGACCCGACGATCAGGATGTCATCCGGCTGCACCGAAAGGTTGTATTTGAACTCCGACGTCCCGAACAACCGGCCCAGCGGGAACTGGATGCTCGTTCCCCCTCGAATGATCGACACGTTCTGCGCCAGAGTGGCGTCATAATTCCATCCCGCCGACATCAGCACTTCCAGCAAGGTCCCCTGCCCGAGAATGGGCGTTCGGCCGGCCTTGCTCACGTCGCCCATCACCGTCACCATCCTCTGCCCGGCCTTCTTGATCGCCACGGAAATCTTGGGTTTTGCCACATACCGTCGGATGGCCCGCTCCCAATTCTCCCGAAAAACATCGAGCGTCACTCCCTCGGCCTGAATGGACGGGCCGAACGGCACCGCCACGTTGCCATCCGCAAGGACGACGAAGTCGCCGGAAAACTCCGCGTACCCGGCCACCTCCACCTCGATCACATCCTCCTTGTATAAGACGTATTCGGCGGCCCCGCGGCGAGTCGCCTTCTGAAAGGAGGAGATCTCCGCCCACGTTGCCCCCTCCGCTCCGCTCCGGGAACGACGAACAGAACCGTCATCAGGTCCTTGCGTCGCACCGGCCAAGTCCCGGCCGGGCGCGGGGGCGGATTCGACAGGCTGTGCCCCGGCGGTCGGGAGCGGCTGCGCCGCCAGAGGCAAGAGATCGGGCGGTTTGCGAACAGCTCCGGCACACGAGCCAAACATAACAAAGGAAGAGCACACGATCGCGAAGACGGGCGGGATCTGCAACAGTCGCCTACCTGAACATGCACAGACCTTCCGGGGAACGGGGGACGATTTTCGCCCCTCCCGCTGCGCTGACACTACTCGCCTATCATAACCCCTCCCTAATGCCATCCCAAGGTAGGGTAGGTCAACAATCATTGTTTGTCAACATCTCCACCGCAGGATCGGGCCATAGATGGTGACCGTATCGATCCATGAAGGATGGTCGTCCCAGCCGACCCGTTGTTGACCTCCTTGTGATCCCAATCACAGACATGGGATTGGAAACATGATTCAATCCCCGGCCCATGGGGGCAATAAAGGGAGCCGGATCCATTAGACGTTGGGCGACACAGGGCGTCGCCGCCCTCGCCCTTCTGGCCGGTGGGGTCTTGCTCCTCAACGGCCTCAAGTGGATCGGTCATCGTCGGGCCCAGAATCTGCTTTCGCAATACTCGCAGATCGGGCGGGAAGGCGCTCCGGCCCCCGTTCTCATCCTTAGCCATGCAGGGCCCGTAGACTTTTCCGGTCCAACCTACGATGGATGGCAAACCGTCGCGATGAGGAGCCCCCTCACGTCAGCCAATACGGTCCGGACCGGCACTTGGGGCACCATCGACCTTGCGCTCGACCGTCACGTCGTCCTCCGGATCGCGCCGAATTCGACCGTTCAATTCGCTTCCATGGTTCGCGATCTCTCAAACCGCATCGAGCTGGTGGAGATCGCCATGAAAACGGGGCAGGTGATCAGCGTCATCGGAAACCTGAAAGACGGGGCGCGCTTCTCCATCAAGACGCCCACGGCCACGGTGGGGGTTCGCGGGACGGTATTCATGGTCGAGTCAACTCCGGAAGGCACGATCGTATCAACCCTGAACGGGACGGTGGAAGTCACCACGCCCGCCGATCCCGGGCAGCCGCTCGATGTGGTCCCCGGGGAACGGCTTGAGGTGGCGGCCCGCCTCAGCCCCACTACGGGCCGCCGCGAGATCATGGGCCGATATACGGGTGTGCCGCCGGAGATCCGCAAACAGATGAGCCAAGCCGTGCGCGAGAACGCGTTTGCGAAACCCCGACGTCAAGGGGCTTTGATTAACGCCATCGATAAGAAGGAGGGGGCGACCGCCCGGCCTCCATCCAGCGGTCGGGACCGGATCGCTCGGGAGCGCCCCGGTTCATTGCGCGCTGAAAAGGGCCGCCGAATTCAATCGCCGCTTCGCGGAGGCGACGATCGATACAAGAAGCCCGAAAAGCAACGGTCGATGCAACGGCTTTCCGATCTTCGCCTGCAACGGCCGATGCCTGAATCACCGCTCCGAGTCACCTCGCCGGAAAAGTCGAAATCCACCCGGGAGGAGCCGGCGCCCCCCACAACCGCCGGGCCTCCCAAGGCTGCGACGCGGCCCTCCGAGCCCGCCGCGGAGGAGCCGGCGAAGGAGAAAGAACAATCGCAGGAGGATGAAGACACGGAAGATCGCCCCGTTCAGGCCGGCGCCGATACCCTCTCGGCCGAGATGGCCATTCGGGCCATTCTTGATGAATGCCGCGATGCGCTCGAACAGCTCGCGGCCGTTCCATGCCTCTCCCGCTGGACCACGCCGGGATTCACGCTGAATGTGAACGGCAAAGTGGTGCCCAACCTGTCGCGAGCCGCGGCCGAACTCTCCCGACTGATCACTTCTCCCTCCGTTTCCATGCACGTTCTGACGGTCACCGTCCGGGAGGCCACCGCCATGGCCGTCTTCACCATCGCCGTGGACGCGCGCAAGGCGCAGACGGGCGATGATGTCAGCCGACAATTCCTTGTCATCATGGAATTCGCCGGAAGCGACAAGGAGGGGTGGCTGGCCCAGTCCGCGAGCGCCATGTAAGCCCGTGGATCAGAGCCGTTCTTGACATGTGGCGTCTCATTCATCACAATGCCGACCAATTCGCATGGCGGTTTTGAAACAGGAGATAACCATGAGTAGGAGCATCAAATCTTCTTGGAGCCTTCCACGGACGATGGGCGTTCTGGTCATCGTCGGGCAGGCCATGGCGGGATACGCCCGCGCGGCCGACAAGACCGCCCCGCCCGCTGCCGAGGAGCCGGTTGCCCTCTCCGCTCCCAAAACAACCGAGAGTCGTCGATCGGACGACCTCCAGGAAGGAGGAAGTGCCGCGAGAGGGCAGGAGCCCGGAGCGGCCGACCTCCAGGAAGGAGGAAGTGCCGCGAGAGGGCACCCTGAAGGAATCGATGGAATCGCGCAGGGTACTTCGCAGCCTCCCGGAGCGGCCGACCCCTTCAAAATTCTAAGAGATCAAATCCGCGCTTTTGAAACGGCTCCGCAGGTCAGCGACTACAAGTTTCTCAAGGGCGATCTCGTCGAAGTCAGAGTGCTCGGCTACGGCGAACTGTCCAAAACCTACACGGTGTCCGAGGATGGCACACTCGTGGTCGGCCTCGGCGATCCCGTCATGGCCACGGGCAAGACGGCCGGACAGGTGAAGGAGGTTCTGGAGCGCGAACTTGGTCGGTTTCTTCAGAAACCCAAGGTTTCCGTCTTCCTCGCCAAGCCGGGCGAGCGACGCGTCTTCGTCATCGGCGACCTCCCGAGGGCCGGCCAGGTGGCGCTCGTCGGCCAAGGCACCCTTCTGGAAACCCTCACACAGGCCGGCTGGAAATACGACCCTTTCGGGGGCCATCAGGCGCGGCTCGTCCGGCAGGACCGTACACTCACCGTAGACGTGGCCGCCATCATGCGGGCGGGATCCACCGACCTCAATATCCGTTTGAAGCCGGACGACATCGTGATTCTCAACTCCCCCGATCCCGTGGTGGTCATCGGGGAGGTCCGTAAGCCGGACCGCTACCCCCTCGGCGAACGCGCATCCATCACGGTTCGCGAAGTGATCGCCCGCAGCCAGGGCATCACCGAAAAAGCCGATCTGACCTCCGCCAAGATCATTCACAAGACCGGCACGGAGGAGCGGCTCGACCTCAATCGATACCTCTTTCCCCAGCCAGGCGACGCCTCGTCGGATGTGGTTCTTCAGGGGGGTGACACCCTGTACGTCCCACAAGGCGGCGAGATCGGCGTCTTCGTGCTCGGAATGGTCGGTCGACCGGGCTACTACCGCCAGGCCACGGGGCTTACGGTGCTCCAGGCGCTCGCCCTCGGCGATGAGCCCCAGTTCGGAGCGAAGCTCTCCCACGCGCGCCTCGTGAAGGGCTATTCGAGCGGGAATCCCCGAGTGGTCAGGGTCAATCTCGATCACCTGGTGTACAAGGGGGACATGAGCCAAAACCTGGCGATGGAAAACGGCGACGTGCTGTACATCCCCGAGACCACCACGTCCGACGTCCTGGACTTCCTCGGCCGCCTGCTTTCCCCGCTCAATCTTGGATTCACGGCCGGCGTGGCCGCCGCGACCGCCATCGGCGCGAAATAGTCCATGGAACCCAACCGCTCGTCCGATCTCGATACGCCGGAAATGTTCATGCGACTCTCGGGCATCCTGGCCAAGCACGTCAAGCTCATGGTCGTCACCACGCTGCTGATTGCCATCGGGGTCGCCGGCGCCTATGTGTCCATACCGAAGATCTACGAAGCGACGGTGCAAATCCAGTACCTCACGGAAACGCCCGAAGAGGAGGCCTCCCAGGTATTCGAGCGGATCGGAAGGCTGCTCGGCTCCACGGGAGAACAGGCGCTCGACACACAGATACAGATCATTACCAGCCAGGCCATCCTTAAGGAGAGCCTGGAGAAGCTCGCCGTCATCCCCGCCGGAGCCAGGCCGGAAACGGCCCAAGGTATCGTGCAGAGATTCCAGCGCGACGTCACGGCCCGAAAAATCGGCAAGACGAATATTTTCGAGCTCGTCGTGCGGGCTCCCAAACCCGAATTCGCGGTTCAGGTCGCCACGACCATCACGGACGTGTACCAATTGAACGATCTGCGGACGCGTCAGCGCACCGACCAGTCCCTCCGCCGATACCTGCTCGAACAGATCGACAGCCTCGAAAAGAAGATCCTCGAGCAGAAGACGTTGATGGATTCGTTCGGCGACACGGAGTCGCTCCAAGGAGAACTGCGAAACCTCATTCAGCAGAAGGAGCAGACGCTGAAGTCGCTTGCCGAGGAGAAGAAGAACCTCGAAATCGAGCGCCGGGCGCTCCTCGCCCGCTACACTCGCCGGCACCCCAAGGTC
This region of Nitrospirota bacterium genomic DNA includes:
- a CDS encoding AAA family ATPase; translated protein: MAAKNDSNELLRRQLHVLAKHWKLLPLLLIITFGLYGVYWLYMPKQYESEAEVQYLVETPAGEKISAVLGRLGVGTPTDEVLETQADLLRSHALLGQVLEKLGVVDPSDPPAERERLIEETRKGLRVERKGKTNILRIELRAQDPELVVKLLNALIQTFQIFDANQKRQSKVGQREYLMAEIEGYEKQLEEGRSLQAAVQRIEAGSKDVEGLRQARMDVVKEIDDEIARLEKERADLSRRFQPGFPLLDSLGRSVKALQSLKKAGGAITPILSEEGSGPTGVLRGVVFTGALGGPRVAGAVVTTRPSGKVAYTDEKGDFAFDLPSGTHEVYVSASGYKLGKMTRQVEATTEKWASIALREGATGSDRMARIDGQVFRAVSSRREPVADAEVEIGGGPPAVTDGDGRFSFLVPAGAWLLRVRRGDEIGERLVVADWGKVVEAGLALARKAASSSPAMPAAPLKPEWKTWQTRLEQSDRRIQAKEKELGELRRKAAALGLDPSKERFYLNDLDIKEEIYLNFKKQLAAVDLALSDISSSIVVLREAASARLTVLPRPRRDLPSVLLLSIVLFMGLVFTLEALNPAVEHLDEIEASGIKVLGVVRHVTQRPLDLLKSPDELSPADRRHRVEMGDLCRMVKVNLDSASDGKKHRAILMASCASGEGKSTLTLGLGAVYAQSGCRTLIVNANVRHPTLDKELGMEDLPGLLEVLEGTLSFQKAIVQTPLPNLSYLPGRIRSEAELAGYNGHFEREAASTLVDNLRNEFDIVLFDSPPLLRVSDTLMLSRLVDFVTLVYAAGQTPQSLFLRGIDLLRRAHAPVAGVILNHTRQNVGEGVKLSYYPKTGSYYPAEV
- a CDS encoding FecR domain-containing protein; this encodes MRKGVPGLLGLLGIGLVVGIVVVSVWNRSTGFLGSSEKAFLKARDVSDLYSVLMVSGPVRVRAREAVQWRNVSLSTPVYNGEVIETGPGAYVDLLLGQRNYVRIGENTTLEITGRREEGLSRYVMDLAEGKLAVVARFLDGFDLLVATRTAVAGVRGTSFLVEAMRGSTRVSVLEGSVRVASRSAPDRPIVLGPMQEVDVAKDRPPEPRSIPETGMEKLGILERIEYFKPATPDRPPGAADRWREARRGPDVRQEGGRLFGRGDRPSARERMRASRESRLSRREGTRMEQASKREGREPRKRPGEVPAGGAPREGARGAPQEPSRGNRQAAGGTSGTKGVSPAEVETVKTGEPAVAPGKETPGGEPEKGPDRPEQKLTQDESGASKADPQAERAAILRWLDTCRVEISSLTPGRCLASAGSDFRLQGVRSDWAPDQNSLSSDDLRALLPQARNRLESFSVTFSGANVNVEGAAAFVSFDLWAEGVKRSTGEKVSESHSVLLRLQKNFETWRPLWARLL
- a CDS encoding FecR domain-containing protein, which gives rise to MGAIKGAGSIRRWATQGVAALALLAGGVLLLNGLKWIGHRRAQNLLSQYSQIGREGAPAPVLILSHAGPVDFSGPTYDGWQTVAMRSPLTSANTVRTGTWGTIDLALDRHVVLRIAPNSTVQFASMVRDLSNRIELVEIAMKTGQVISVIGNLKDGARFSIKTPTATVGVRGTVFMVESTPEGTIVSTLNGTVEVTTPADPGQPLDVVPGERLEVAARLSPTTGRREIMGRYTGVPPEIRKQMSQAVRENAFAKPRRQGALINAIDKKEGATARPPSSGRDRIARERPGSLRAEKGRRIQSPLRGGDDRYKKPEKQRSMQRLSDLRLQRPMPESPLRVTSPEKSKSTREEPAPPTTAGPPKAATRPSEPAAEEPAKEKEQSQEDEDTEDRPVQAGADTLSAEMAIRAILDECRDALEQLAAVPCLSRWTTPGFTLNVNGKVVPNLSRAAAELSRLITSPSVSMHVLTVTVREATAMAVFTIAVDARKAQTGDDVSRQFLVIMEFAGSDKEGWLAQSASAM
- a CDS encoding SLBB domain-containing protein; its protein translation is MFGSCAGAVRKPPDLLPLAAQPLPTAGAQPVESAPAPGRDLAGATQGPDDGSVRRSRSGAEGATWAEISSFQKATRRGAAEYVLYKEDVIEVEVAGYAEFSGDFVVLADGNVAVPFGPSIQAEGVTLDVFRENWERAIRRYVAKPKISVAIKKAGQRMVTVMGDVSKAGRTPILGQGTLLEVLMSAGWNYDATLAQNVSIIRGGTSIQFPLGRLFGTSEFKYNLSVQPDDILIVGSPGPVRVHGAVAKPAVFPVGSRGWLSVREVVTQAGGLTIGASLSEATVVRKTGEELRVDLNTELFLPGAAPSARLEPGDTLYIPHSQEVGVYVLGMVTRPGLYRQPGRITAMQALALADQAKFGAVLSSTKVVRHYGSADQQVIALNLDRVVSKGDLRQDLELNNGDVLFVPESTTSDALDFLGRLLTPLSAGAGVASQVRILQQ
- a CDS encoding polysaccharide biosynthesis/export family protein, encoding MSRSIKSSWSLPRTMGVLVIVGQAMAGYARAADKTAPPAAEEPVALSAPKTTESRRSDDLQEGGSAARGQEPGAADLQEGGSAARGHPEGIDGIAQGTSQPPGAADPFKILRDQIRAFETAPQVSDYKFLKGDLVEVRVLGYGELSKTYTVSEDGTLVVGLGDPVMATGKTAGQVKEVLERELGRFLQKPKVSVFLAKPGERRVFVIGDLPRAGQVALVGQGTLLETLTQAGWKYDPFGGHQARLVRQDRTLTVDVAAIMRAGSTDLNIRLKPDDIVILNSPDPVVVIGEVRKPDRYPLGERASITVREVIARSQGITEKADLTSAKIIHKTGTEERLDLNRYLFPQPGDASSDVVLQGGDTLYVPQGGEIGVFVLGMVGRPGYYRQATGLTVLQALALGDEPQFGAKLSHARLVKGYSSGNPRVVRVNLDHLVYKGDMSQNLAMENGDVLYIPETTTSDVLDFLGRLLSPLNLGFTAGVAAATAIGAK